From Dendropsophus ebraccatus isolate aDenEbr1 chromosome 2, aDenEbr1.pat, whole genome shotgun sequence, a single genomic window includes:
- the ADCYAP1 gene encoding pituitary adenylate cyclase-activating polypeptide isoform X1: protein MTMYRKALLAWLLVYGVMRCTVHSSPTALKYPALRLEDEVYDEDGNTLPDFAFDNDPIGIGNPASVLDDMYSFYYPPEKRHADDLLNKAYRNLLGQLSARKYLHTLMANRLGALSSSLEDDSEPLSKRHSDGIFTDSYSRYRKQMAVKKYLAAVLGKRYKQRIKNKGRRVAYL, encoded by the exons ATGACAATGTACAGGAAAGCACTGCTCGCCTGGCTGTTGGTGTATGGAGTAATGCGCTGCACTGTCCACTCCTCACCTACTGCGCTCAAGTACCCAGCACTTAG GCTTGAAGATGAAGTGTATGATGAGGACGGTAACACTCTTCCAGACTTTGCTTTTGATAACGATCCAATTGGTATTGGAAATCCAGCCTCGGTCTTAGATGATATGTACTCCTTTTATTACCCGCCGGAAAAGAG ACATGCTGATGATCTATTAAACAAAGCCTATAGGAATTTACTGGGGCAGTTGTCTGCGAGGAAATACCTGCATACTCTGATGGCCAATCGCTTAGG TGCATTGAGTAGCAGCTTGGAAGATGACTCGGAACCACTATCAAAACGGCACTCGGATGGCATCTTCACTGACAGCTACAGCCGCTACAGAAAACAAATGGCTGTCAAGAAATACTTGGCAGCAGTCCTGGGGAAAAGGTATAAACAAAGAATTAAAAATAAAGGACGACGAGTAGCATACTTGTAG
- the ADCYAP1 gene encoding pituitary adenylate cyclase-activating polypeptide isoform X2, with the protein MTMYRKALLAWLLVYGVMRCTVHSSPTALKYPALRLEDEVYDEDGNTLPDFAFDNDPIGIGNPASVLDDMYSFYYPPEKSALSSSLEDDSEPLSKRHSDGIFTDSYSRYRKQMAVKKYLAAVLGKRYKQRIKNKGRRVAYL; encoded by the exons ATGACAATGTACAGGAAAGCACTGCTCGCCTGGCTGTTGGTGTATGGAGTAATGCGCTGCACTGTCCACTCCTCACCTACTGCGCTCAAGTACCCAGCACTTAG GCTTGAAGATGAAGTGTATGATGAGGACGGTAACACTCTTCCAGACTTTGCTTTTGATAACGATCCAATTGGTATTGGAAATCCAGCCTCGGTCTTAGATGATATGTACTCCTTTTATTACCCGCCGGAAAAGAG TGCATTGAGTAGCAGCTTGGAAGATGACTCGGAACCACTATCAAAACGGCACTCGGATGGCATCTTCACTGACAGCTACAGCCGCTACAGAAAACAAATGGCTGTCAAGAAATACTTGGCAGCAGTCCTGGGGAAAAGGTATAAACAAAGAATTAAAAATAAAGGACGACGAGTAGCATACTTGTAG